The window TATACCTGGACCAATTAAGCAGGGACAGGCACGTCATGCTGCTAGCAGGTGATTTATTGCCATCCATCATTTTCTTTATCTTATGATAGTgatttgatccaagttgattgcatgagtgttttgatggatattaataaataaaatagctGCAAGTAATTCTGGGCATTTGATGCTTTTGGCCGTAAGATCAGATCtcgaatttttttttccttttccaatCTTGGTGGTTAAGATTCTAACCATCAGTTGGAATATGAATGTGCTTTGTTAGAACTCGTTCATCTTGAAAGGCTTAGAGAGGCTTGGGAATGTTGTGGGTTCAAATTTTGATTGATGGAAATTCTTCTAATGTGATGAGATGCGCTTCATCAAGTAATCAGGGATTTAACAATATCATTGACTGAGGATGTTTATCCTTGTTCATAACTCAGGTGCTGTTAACTCTGGGTAATGAAGAGGCAGCCAGAAGAGGGTAAATACTTTTTAGCAATAACAATTTGGAACATTTTTATCCTGCAAGGGTATGTGGTCCACCATTTGTGGATGttgggaatttttttttatttaaggaTTATTATCTGCTTTTTCTTTCATCATTGGTGtattgttttgtttttcttggtGAGTTTGTTTCTTAGTAAAGACAACAAGTGCTTAGAGTATTGAACTTAAAAAGAGGGAGAGTGGGGAGGATTTTGAAATTGAAATATCTCAGGACTTGTTGACACGATGATttagaactattgaaaaatttatGATGAGCAATTGTTCTAGTTTGTTTATCTTGTAGTGGCAGTTCTTTCGGAAAAAAGTCTATAGGTTTTATACCAGGTTAAAAAATCATCCTACAATGCTGTTCTCTTATGCTATCTTATCATATAGTCTCCTTATTTGATGTGTAGATTAACTCAGAAGCTTTTCAAGTTATTTTGTTTGTGTGTTCATTTGATTTCACTTTTATCAGGTATAAAGTAATTGAAATACTTGCTGGTGGTGGTTCAGCATTGGTTGAGTGGAGGTTAGAAACTGGACGTACTCATCAGGTATTTGTAATCTATAAGTATAGATCACAATGATAGTTGGACATTATATTCAACACATTCTATCGGTGAATAAAAGCATCATCAAATAAGAAAAATGAATTTGAAGTACAATAAGGAGAGAGTTAATTCTGTTATTAGCCAAATAATCTAATTCTAAAATAATGGTACTTTAcccattttaatatttatttttcttttagaaAACATGACTCTCAGCAACCTTTATCATTAGTATTTTTCCATGTTCTTGTTCTCTTTGTAGGTTGCATGTGATATTGCTCCATGTTTTGGGGCTTATTCATTCAGTTATAATTGTTGCTTATATAAAAGTGATGTGTTTCTGAGAAAAAATTGGAGCTATTGCTTGCATCTCTGTTGCTTTGTTCAGGAAGCAGTGAAAGTGGGGCAAGGGAAAGAAAAAGAGCAGAAAATGTGAGAATATTCCCACTTTCTCTTGGTTGGGAAAGTGGtgaaatttgaagaagagaaaaatgaTGGAAAACTTTGTCCCTTGGCCTACCAAACCTCCCACCCGAATTTGGAGAGGAAATAGGGTGACAATTTCGGAATTTACTATTTTATTCTTATAATTAATTCTTTCTAGGAAAAAGCAAaggccaataaaaaaaaattttcttcttatttctctccccttttttcttctttatttccaAAACAAGAAGAGAGAATTATTTTCTTCCACATCACTCTTTATCTTTCCATTTTCTTCCCTCCTTTTCTTTGCCCTCTTGCATTTTTCCCCAAGAAAAGGGTGAGTTACTGAAATGTGTATCCTATTGATATTGCTCTTTCTAAGCTTTAGAAATCCCCCTGCCATTTGATTCCTGAATGATGGTTATTTTTGTCACAAGTCTTACAGATATATCCTTTGATGAACCCATAtgattaattataatttctaaggCCGGTCATGTATTTAGAAACATAGTTTACATGTGATTATAAGGGGTATTCTTTATGCAATGGTTAGGTTGCTCCATTATGACTTGGTAAAGCATGTTCATATCACAGAAAAAACCTACTTGCACTGCAACTAAAGGCTGTATACAAGGGAATCCTCTTATCTAAGATGTGATTACAATATAAATATATTCCAAAGCAATTAGGTAGTATCGGACTCCCTAAATTGTTGACCTTGTGGTGGCAGCCTGCACAACTATCATTTCCATATGGTTGATTAAGAGTTCTAATCTCATATGGTTTTTATCCTCTTACCTTATATTACTTCTTCGTAGCAGATTCGTGCACATGCGAAGTATATTGGAATTCCTCTATTAGGTGATGAAGTTTATGGAGGCACCAAAAGTTTGGCTTTGTCACGGCTTCGACCCAGAATTCCCCCTAGCTGTCTCAGTCAACTTTCATTATTGCTGTCAGGATTAGGGAGGCCTTGTCTACATGCTTTGGCTCTAGGGTTAGGCCATTAGATGTTAAAGCTTGATCTCATTATTTGCTGCTTCTTCAAAAATGTCATTTGGTAATGCAGAATAGTTTTCTCTGCCCTTTATTTTGTAGGTTCACGCATCCACACACAGGGGAAGAAATACACTTTTCTCGTCCACCTCCTCCAGATTTTGCTGGGATCTTGAGCCAGCTTCGTAAAATGGGCATGGAAAAGGTGTTCCCTCTAAAATACTATTCTCTGATCAAGCATTAGTTTTTATATGTATAGTTGCTGTTTATCTGTGTTCATGACATTTGCAGTTCTCCAAATTCGTCTTAAAACCTGGGTGGCAATTTATGCAGGTTTAATCAGTTGAAGTTTGCCTGATGGGCAGCCCAATTAAGATAATTATAAACTGTTCAATTTTTTTTCTGAAACACTGGCCTGTGAGAACTCAGTTCTTTATGCTAGATCGCAATTGGAAGACAGTATACAAACATTGAAAAATACAAAGCAAGTGGGTAACTGTTGCTGGGGTGCAAGATTCTGGCATGTTATGGAAGGCAATTCCAATTTCCACTTTGATTTTGTTGTCAGTAATTGCATTTCTCTTCATCAACCATAGAAGACTTAAAGTCTCTTTGTAACCTTGGTATGTTGGAGTCACATGGCGCTTTTTAACCAAAAAGGTCTGCAAGCTTGACTGTCTGAGAGAGAGAGATTACCCATTTTTATACGTGTCTGTTGATGACATTAGTTGGTCATTGGGAAAAAAGGTAGATCAAGTATAAAAAGTGTTATCAGAAAGATTTTGATTTAATATATATCATTTTTGTTTATTGCATTTATCTCAAAAATAAGTATTCCAACAAAATTAGTGCAGAATGCTATTACGTAattcattttgatgtaattcAGCAAATCAAATGAATATGCTCTTCAGTTGATCAACTTCCTTCTACAGGAGACAGACTCAGGGGACCTCCTTATTTTAAAATGAGTCAATACTGAAAAGTGAAAAGTAAAACTTTATTAAAATTAGTGCAGAATGCTATTACGTAattcattttgatgtaattcAGCAAATCAAATGAATATGCTCTGTAGTTCATCAACTTCCTTCTACAGGAGACAGACTCAGGGGACCTCCTTATTTTAGAATGAGTCAATACTGAAAAGTGAAAAGtaaaactttattataagatgcaaaatattatattcatgatactattacaGCACTTGATAAAGGAAATGTCAATTTGGTGTATGAATTGTTACCACGACTAAACCAACACAAATAGAATTCTGTTCCAATTATACCTTAGCTCTTCAAAATTTGTTCCAGCTATGGTATAACCATTTATAGCCTCTTTTAAACAGGGATCCCCTCAAAGCAAATTGATAATTCTGAGTCTATCTCCCTTCAAGTCTCAACTTTTAGCTCTATCAATTATCCGTTTATTTCTGCTGCAGGTGGGTAGAGAGTAGAGACTCTTTGATCAAGCTTGGGTTGCTCTGTAAATCAATTAACGCATTGAAACATTTAGAAAAGATATCTGTAAACTATCCTCAGCTACATGATGCTTCTTGTGACCTTACGGCGAAGTATGAGAAGTAACATGAAACCTAGCGTATGCTAAAGATGATGATCTTTATCATGGGAGATTGTAATATAATCTACACCATCAGTGATTTGCAATTCCATTCTCAAACATAGATAAGGAAAGATTCAGATATATATCCATCTAGAAAAGAAAGCAAGAGGGAAAGGAAATAATGAATCATGTTGTGTAGTTACAAACCTTCGCTTTTAGAGTACTGAGAACTTGTCATGCTTATTTTTTATTGCAGCAACACTTCATCAATCTCCACGCAAGGTACATTGGCTATAATAGATGCATATTTTCCCTTCTTCAGCAGCTGTCTTTTGAGAATAGGACAGTCCAGAATTTCTAGGAAAGGAAGGGTTGGAGGGAGCCCTTCCTTTGGCAAGGAACGGAGCTTTGGACACTTTGAAATCTCTAGTACCTCAAGTGAGGTGAGGTGTTGAAGCCTTATGGATAAAGACTCTAGATTGATGAGCTTTCCAATTCGAAGATATGTTAGAGATGCAGGAAGCCAACAATCTTGTGCTAAAGACACTGAATTTGGCCATCCGCCAGAAATAGTTAAATACTTGAGTGTCAGAATTCTGTGTAACCCCCACTCAGATAGATGTGGGAGATTCTCACAATTATTGATCCGGACTGATGTTAGGTTGGAGGGTAACCCACCTTCAGGAAATGAAACAAGACCTGGACAAGTAGATATTCCTAGATGTTGGAGTGCTGTGAGGCTTCGCATGTTTTCGGGTAGGGATCTGAGATTTGGACAATAGAAGACATAAAACCTTCTCAGGTTTGGAGCAGGTAGGCCTCTTTCTGGGAACAACTCTAGACCAGCACAATAGCTTATGTGCAGTTCAGTAAGCTGAGTAAGGCAATGCAAGCACTCAGGTAATGTTTTCAAATTTGAATATTTCCTCACACTAAGGCCCTCAAGTGACATGGTGTTCTGCAATATCATTCCAGGAAGAGTTTCCAACTGCATGCAATCCCAAATCTTGAGTACCTTTAGGCTGGTTGGTAACTGACCTCTTGGAAAAGATTTGAGAGATGGACATTTAATGATTTCCAAGCTTTCAAGATGGGAAATATTGTTGATCCCATTGTTTGTATGCGTCATCATTCCATCAGGTAGGCATTCCAGAGATTCACAGTCTTCAATAATGAGATGTCTAAGCATGAATGGAGACTCCAACGTTGGGAAAGACACAAGTTTTGGGCATCGCTTGATCTTCAAGTCTGCAAGTGATGCGAAGCTGAAGAGCCTATCTGGCAGTTGTTTCAAGTTAATGCAGTTACATAGTTCTAATTGCTCAACTCTACTGGGCAGCATTTGATCTCCAGTCTGCCTTAAAGTCATCAGTTCACTGCAATTAATAATGCGCATGACTTTAAGTGCTGGTGAGCATTGCATGAATCTTCCAGGCAAATGGCTAAAATTTGAAATGTTTCGAAGTTGCAAGTTGGTAAGTGAAGATGAGGTGAGACCAGAGTTACTGCCACCTCATTACATTCTTCCAAACTCAAGTCACAGAGAGATGAAAGATTACGAAGCTGAATTTCCAACAATGGGCATTTACTAATGTCAAGTTTTACAAGTGATGGTAGGTTGTTTGGCAATCTCCGTATCAACTTAGGACAATTCCTCATGCGAAGGTCACAGAGGCAAGGGAATTCACTGCCAAAAGCATCTTCTGTTATTGTCGAAGCCCAATCCTCCCATTCTGGCATATCACTGATTGTTAATGTCTTCAAGGATGGAAAAGGTGTGATAGAGAAATCTCCCCCATAGAAATCTAGACCTACACTTTTTACACTGTGTATGCCTTCAATGCACAAATCTGCAAGAAAGGGCAGCTTTCCAAGTGATGGCAATGATGAGCATTTGGTACAACTTTTGAGAGTCAAGCTCATGAGTTTGGAAAATGAAGAATGCCCAATCCAACTCGGAAATGCCATGCCTGCATAGAATTCAATTTTCAGTACTTTCAGGTTTTTATGAGGTTGCAACATGTCAAGTACATCCATTTCCCTTCTGTCATCACTTTCATTTCGGAGTTCAATATTGCTGCTCCATTCCATGACTAACTCTTGAAGATCCTGCTTATACTGTAAGTTTGCTTCCACAGGCAATTAACTGTTTAGAGCTAAATATGTATATAAAATGAACTAATTGTGCTTGGTGGTTAGGGCATAATATCCAAAGGCAATTAACTGTTTAGCACTTGAAGCCTAACAACTCCAAGTGAGTGAATTTTTGTTTTAGATTGTATTCTTGGGTATATTTTCTTTAGATGTACACTTTCTTTGATATTGATTCAATTCTTATCTGATGTAACTTTGTTCAACCTCTTGTTTTAATCTCAAGGTGGGCATGGAAAATAACAACACAAGTGCATCTGATGGTATTGTCAACGAGAAACGAACAAAAGATAATTTTGATAGCTAGAAGGAGCAGTAATTTTGATAGCTGGAAGGAGCGCTTGAAAAACTACCTTATAGGACAATGCTTATGGGGTGTAATCTCTGGAGATGAACCTAAACCTGAAGAAATAGTACATAAAAATCTTATTGTTGcagttcattaaaattttttgtgAGTATAGACCtacaaaatagaaaataaatgagTTAGAGGTCCATCGGATATAAATCCGGTGGGTCAGAGGTCCACCAGATATGAATTTGGTGAGGACTCTCTGACACTCAAGTTAGAGCTAATATGAGAGAACAGTGTATTTGATTGATTAGGAAAAAAGAACATACCTCCATAAATAATTTGATATCTTTATATAGAATATAGACAATGGTTAATTATTGTAAGTCAACTAtataattatacaaatattatTAGCTAGTATagttatatatgattatatttttatttataatgcaTAATTATAAGCATTGTTATATTTGGTAATCCTACTTAATAttgcttatttttaattaatattctttTCTTTATTAAATAAGTCCTACAATGATTGAACTAACTAAACATGGCTAAATCATTAGATATAATTAGGCTTATGGGTTATCTGAAAATCTGAATTACTGAGTCAAGTACAtataagtttatatatatatatttttagggAGTTATAGCACTTGCGATTTTCAATAGCTAAATTATTTATAGTGACATCatatttatcaaattaaaaaaatatatattttctctctctaatttgatatttattagaattttttaattaattaaaaataatattttgtgaTTCATAATCGATAGCTCTTaacatttaattagaaaagattgAATATGTTGCAGTTTGTTTCAAGGAATAGTTATGTAGATGGTGATGGAGCAAGGGAGTGGAGGACATACGTTTTTTTAATAAGCACACGAGAAAATTAGAAAAATTCAGCAAGAACACCTCCGACAAAGACTTGGCCAACCGACTACTCCAAAGACCAAAGAACCTATTACTTTAAATAACCTTTAAAAAAGTGATGAAATATAGAAAGAATAAATTGAAAAGGCATAGGCGAAGAACCGATAAATTCTTCGTAATCCTATTCATTTATACTGTTAATTTGAACTAAATATAAATGAACTAATTGTGCATAGTGGTTAGTGCATAACATCtgttagaagaaagaaaataagtaataatggaaatgattgtgtatttatctgtgtcttattcacagagatattacatctatttaaatatgagaatatgagctaatttaaacaagaataataattgatgtaattatgctacacaaatctcctaaaattatactaattgctgtaattatgctacacaattCTCCTATAATAAtgctaattactgtaattatgctaacacccccctcaaactcaaggtggtagcacagaGGCCAACTTAAGTTTACTTAAGAAATCCTGAAAGCGAGTGGGAGGATACATTTTAGTGAATATATCAGCGatttggctgacagaggagacaggaatcaaacatatggtg of the Hevea brasiliensis isolate MT/VB/25A 57/8 unplaced genomic scaffold, ASM3005281v1 Scaf32, whole genome shotgun sequence genome contains:
- the LOC110637963 gene encoding LOW QUALITY PROTEIN: putative disease resistance protein At3g14460 (The sequence of the model RefSeq protein was modified relative to this genomic sequence to represent the inferred CDS: inserted 1 base in 1 codon), translating into LPVEANLQYKQDLQELVMEWSSNIELRNESDDRREMDVLDMLQPHKNLKVLKIEFYAGMAFPSWIGHSSFSKLMSLTLKSCTKCSSLPSLGKLPFLADLCIEGIHSVKSVGLDFYGGDFSITPFPSLKTLTISDMPEWEDWASTITEDAFGSEFPCLCDLRMRNCPKLIRRLPNNLPSLVKLDISKCPLLEIQLRNLSSLCDLSLEECNEVAVTXGLTSSSLTNLQLRNISNFSHLPGRFMQCSPALKVMRIINCSELMTLRQTGDQMLPSRVEQLELCNCINLKQLPDRLFSFASLADLKIKRCPKLVSFPTLESPFMLRHLIIEDCESLECLPDGMMTHTNNGINNISHLESLEIIKCPSLKSFPRGQLPTSLKVLKIWDCMQLETLPGMILQNTMSLEGLSVRKYSNLKTLPECLHCLTQLTELHISYCAGLELFPERGLPAPNLRRFYVFYCPNLRSLPENMRSLTALQHLGISTCPGLVSFPEGGLPSNLTSVRINNCENLPHLSEWGLHRILTLKYLTISGGWPNSVSLAQDCWLPASLTYLRIGKLINLESLSIRLQHLTSLEVLEISKCPKLRSLPKEGLPPTLPFLEILDCPILKRQLLKKGKYASIIANVPCVEIDEVLLQ